The sequence below is a genomic window from Denitratisoma sp. DHT3.
TGCACGCTATGCGCGGCCCACCTGCCGCTCGGCCCCCGGCCTTTGCTGCAGGCGAACCCCGCCGCCCGCATTCTCGTCGCCGGCCAGGCGCCGGGCCGCAGAGCCCACGCATCCGGCATCCCCTTCAATGACGTCAGCGGCGACCGCCTGCGCGATTGGCTGGGCATCTCGCGCGAGGTGTTCTACGACCCGACGCGCATCGCGATCCTGCCCATGGGTTTCTGCTATCCGGGCACCGGCGCCTCGGGCGACCTGCCGCCCCGCCCCGAGTGCGCCGCGGCCTGGCGGGCGCGGCTGCTGGCGGCGCTGCCCGGCGTGCGCCTGACCCTGGTCATCGGCCGCCATGCCCAGGCATACCACCTCCCCGGCGCCGCCGGATCGGTGACCCATATGGTCGCGGACTGGCGCCGCTACTGGCCCGATGTCGTACCGCTGCCCCACCCGAGCCCGCGCAACAATCTATGGCTGCGCCGCAATCCGTGGTTCGCCGCCGAATTGCTGCCCCGCCTGCAACAGCGAGTGGCGGCCCTCGTTTAGCGTGAAAAAAACGAGCTTTTCCGCCGGGCCGCCCCAAGGAAAAGCGGCACGCGGCGCCAGCCGCAACCTATCGGTGCGGCTACAGCGCTCCCCGTGATATCGAGCGCAGCGAGCCGTATCGAACCCCCCGGGGGGGCGAAGGGGGGCGAGTCTTTTCATGATGCGGAGTGTTCTTTCTGCATCATGAAAGTTAGAGCGAGGATTGAGGCGTTCAGGCGGCGAGGCGGTGGATGGTCCAGATGCCCAGCCCGGTCATCAACAGGGAACCGAACAGATGCAGGCTGGCTGCGGCCAGCGCCCAGCCGTATTCGGCGGTGCGGATCAGACCGACGACCTCGGCGGAGAAGGTGGAAAAAGTGGTCAGGCCGCCGAGAAAACCCGTCACCACCAGCAGCCGCACTTCGGGCGGCAGATCGACGTTGATCTGGAACACCGCGACCGCCGCGCCCACCAGATAGCCGCCGAGGAGGTTCGCGGCCAAGGTGCCCAGGGGAACCAGCGCGAACAGCGGATTGAGCCAGAGCCCCAGCGCCCAGCGCAGCCACGCGCCGAGGGTGGCGCCGACGGCGATGGCGGCAGGGGCGGTGAAGTTCATGGCGGATGGCATGCGATGAAAACGGATGGATTCTAGCGGCAATGACGCCAGGCGAAATCGTTAAAAAAAAAGCGGCCCGTCGCCGGGCCGCCTTGAACTGCGATCGCGCCGCGGCGATCAGTACTGGTAGATCAGGTCCAGACCGTAGGTGCGCGGCTCGCCCCAGTTGCCGGACCAGTATGAGGTCCAGCCCGGGTTGGACATGACCAGGTACTTCTTGTCGGTCAGGTTCTTGCCCCACAGCGCCACGGTCAGGTCGCCATTGCCGCCGGGACCGACCTTGATGCGGGACAGCGCCAGACGGCCGTTGACCACGCTGAAGGACGGCACGGTGGAGTGCTGCTCGATCTCCGGATCGGGATTCTCCATCTTGATTGGCGTAGATGAGGCGCCACGATGGGAGAACGTGAGCGAGCCGTCCAGCTTGCCGGGCAGACCGAACTCGGGGAAGCGATAATCCACCGTCAGGGTGGCATCGTTCTTCGGCACGACCAGCTTGCGCAGGGAGGTGACATCAGCCCCAGTCGCGGAATCGGTCCACTTGTCGTACTTGTGGGTCAGCGTGGCATAGCTGAAATTGGCGCGCAGGTTGTCGGTCACCTTGGCCGTCAGGTCGAACTCGAAGCCGCGATAGGTGGAACCGCCGACGTTCTCGGTCGCCCAGCCCGCCAAAGCGTTGGCGACGGACTTCTGCTCGTTGTCGAACTTGCTCTGGAACAGGGCCATGTTGGTCCGCAGGCGACGATCCATGAACTCGCCCTTCATGCCCAGTTCAACGGACTTGATGGTCTCGGGATCGAAACCCTTGACGAAACCAGCCGCCGTCGCCGCGCCAGAGACCTGATCGAAGCCGCCACCGGTGAAGCCCTTGGAGAGCTTCAGATAGGTCATCACGTTCTTGTCGATGTGATAATTGACGGACAGGGCCGGCGTGGTCTCCGAATAGCGGCGATCACCCGTGGCGCTGGCAAAACCAGCCCCAGCCAAACCAGCAGGCAAGGGGAAAGGCGAAGCAACCAGCATTGCGGCGGCAGGACCGGTCGGTACGACAATATAGCCGGTGGTCCAGCCGGTGTTATAGCCGGTCACGCGACGGTGATCCTTGGTGAAGCGGATGCCGGGAACGATTTCCAGCTTCCGATCCAGGATGTCCGGCGTCCAGTTCAACTGGCCGAAGACGGCCCAGGAGTCGAGCCTGGAAGAATTAATGCCCTTGTTGTCCAACATGAGGAAGTCGACACCGGAAGCGCCACCGCCGCCAGGCAGGATCATGCCGACGTTGGGGCCGGAGTGTTGATTGCCTTTTTCCGTCGCGAAGAACACGCCGGCGGTGTACTTGAAGGTCTTGCTCAGATCGCCGAGGAACTGGAATTCCTGGGACCAGGACTCGTTGTAGAGCGTCGCCGGATGGCCGAGGTTGAGGCCGACGCCGCCGTTGACGTTCAGCGGATCGGTGATGGTCAGCGGATAGCTGTCGGCACGGGCATCCAGGCCGCCCACGTAGGCGCCGTAGTTGTACTGGTTGGAGGTATCGACCTTGCGATAGCCGGTGATGGAGCGGACGGTCAGCGTCGGGCTGACTTCCCACTCGATGTTCAGCGCGTGGCCCTCGGCCTTGTTGCTGTTCTGCTGCAAGCCAACGGGGCCGTAAAGGTTGGACTGGCGATCCGTGCGGCAGCCATTCACGAAGGTGGCCGCGCGGGCATCGAACGTGGCCAACGCGAAATAATTGGACAGAGGATTCGCCGAAGCCATCAAGCACTGGGGCGGCGTGTCGTAGCCCTTGGACAGGGAGTAGTCGTAACCGTAATCCACCGTCACCTTGTTGGTGGGCTTCCAGCGCACGTCGAAGCGCCACGCTTCCGCATCGCGCTGGCCGAACTTGACGCCGCCGGGGGCGGAGTTCTTGACGCCCTCGTTGTCGCGGGAACTGGTCACATAGGCGATCTTGAAGGCCAGGTTCTCGGTCACCGGCACATTCACGGTGGTCTTGGAAATGATCTGCTCGCGCTGGGCCAGGGTGATCTGCTGCTTGAAGCCGAAGGCGGAGAGGTCGGGCTTGGCGGTGTAGATGTTCAGCGCGCCGCCGGTGGCGTTGCGGCCGGACATCACGCCCTGGGGCCCCTTCAGCACTTCGATCCGCTCCAGGTCGGCGGCCGGGTTGTTCAGGCCGACCAGCTGGGACTGGTACACGCCGTTGACATGGACGGCGATGGGGTTCGGATTGGCGATGAAGGAGGAATTGGTCGTCACCCCCCGGAAGGTCGGGAAGAAGATCTCGCTGCTGCCGGGATAGGGCGCCAGGCTCAGGCCGGGCACGGAGCCGTCGTTGATGTCGGACAGCGTGACGACCCCTTTCTTCTCCAGCGCCTTGGCATCGAAGGCCATCACCGAGATGGGCACGTCCTGCAGGTTTTCCGACCGCTTCTGAGCGGTGATGATCACTTCCTCCAGGGCTTCGCCGGCGGCGTAAGCCGTGGCGGCCGCGCTGGAAAAGGCGGCCGCGAGGATCGCGGGCATGGTGCGCACCATGAATCGGGTCTTGTGTTTCACCTAGTATCTCCTTTGCTCGTCGTTATAGTTCTACGAACTTTTTTGAACTCCATGCCATCAGCGTGGATGCGAAATGACAGGGGCGGAATCTTACATATGTTTATGTCCGCCTTTCTCAAAAACCGACAAATCCGCTCAAGCAAATTTGCGTTCATACAACACAACCAGCGCATACCCAGACTGCAATTGTGGGATCATCGCACCTCTTTTTTCCGTCGCCGCCCGCCATGCCCCATCTCCCCCTCGAACGCCTGATCCAGCAACAAGGATTCGGCTCCCGCAAGGAATGCCGCGCCCTGATCCGTCATGGCCATGTCGCCGTCGATGGGGATGTCTGCGAAAACCCGTTCGCCGAATTCGAAACCGAGGGGCTTCATTTCCAGATCGACGGCGAAGACTGGTGCTGGCGGGAGCACGCCTATCTGGCGCTGAACAAGCCGGCGGGCTACGAGTGTTCGCGCAATCCGATCCATCACCCCAGCGTGCTGTCGCTCTTGCCACCGCCGCTCCTGAACCGGGGCGTGCAGCCCGTGGGCCGGCTCGACGAGGACACCACGGGCCTGCTGCTGCTCACCGACGACGGCCAGTTCATCCACGCGCTGACCTCCCCGCGCCGGGAAATGCCCAAGGTCTATGAAGTGACGCTGCGCCACGCCATCGACGAAACCCAGATCCAGCGCCTGCTGGCGGGCGTCGTGCTGCGCGACGACCCGCAGGCGGTCGCCGCCGCGGCCTGCGAGGCCGTGGACAGCCATCGGCTGCGGCTCACCATCACCGGCGGCCGCTATCACCAGGTCAAGCGCATGGTCGCCGCCATCGGCAACCGCGTCGAGGCGCTGCACCGCGCCGCGATCGGCGACTTCGCCCTGCCGGCCGGCCTCGCGCCGGGGCAGTGGCAATGGATCACGCCCGAGGAAGTCGGCCGATTGACGAAATCCGGCGGTTAATGCCGGGCGGGCCGGTCGGCCGTTTCCGCCAGCATCCGGATCACCTGCACCGTGTCGATGTCGGCCGCCTCGTAGGCCTGGCGCAGGAATTCCCCGTAGGCCGCGTCCTCGGCCTCGTGCCCCGAGGCGAACAGCGTTTCGTAGCGGAAGCGCAGGAACAGGCTGTCGGTCTCGGGCTCTTCGATGCTGATGATCAGCACGCCGCCGCCGTGGTGCTCCGAGGGGGTGGTCTCGAAGCGCACCCAGTCCCCCACGGCATAGCTCACCCGATCGCGCACCTCGGTGGCGCCGAAACGCAGCACGCGCTCCAGCGTCCCCTCGCCGCGCGCCATGATGCGGCATTCGTCCAGCCCGGGCAGGAAAGGCCGGGCGTCCTCCACCCGGTGCATCAGCCCGGCCCAGACCTGGGCGCGGTCGAGGCGGAACAGCAGCGGAATGCGAAAGTCGTTGATTTCGACCAGATGCTCGAAGTGCATGGAAAAACGGGAATCGGTTGCGGGGCTGCCGATTATGCCTCTTCCAGATTTCTGGAGACCGCCCCGGCCCGGTAGAATTGACGCTTTGCGACATTCCCGCCGGCAGTCCCCATGGCCCATTCCCCATCCCAGCCCCAATCCGACGCCACTTCTTCCGAAGTCAAACCCGCCAACTTCCTGCGCCACATCGTCGAGGCCGACCTGGCGGCGGGCACCCATGCCTCCCGCCGCTGGTGCGGCCATCCCGGCTCGGGCCCCGAGCAGCAGGCCGGCGCGCCCGACCCGGCCAGGATTCGCACCCGCTTCCCGCCGGAACCCAACGGCTACCTGCATTTCGGCCACGCCAAGTCGATCCTGCTGAACTTCGGTCTGGCGCGGGACTACGGCGGCGTCTGCCACCTGCGCTTCGACGACACCAATCCGGAGAAGGAGGAGCAGGAATACGTCGATGCCATCATCGACTCGGTGCATTGGCTGGGCGGCGACTGGACGGTGAATGGCGTCGAGCACCTCTACCACGCCTCCGACTATTTCGACTTCATGTACCAGGCCGCCGAATCCCTGATCCAGGCCGGCCACGCCTATGTGGACAGCCAGAGCGCGGAGGAGATGCGGGCCAACCGGGGCACCCTGACCGAGCCGGGCAGGGACAGCCCCTACCGCGACCGCGGCGCGGCCGAAAGCCTGGACCTGTTCCGCCGCATGAAGGCCGGCGAATTCCCCGACGGCAGCCACGTGCTGCGGGCGAAGATCGACATGACCGCCCCCAACATCAACCTGCGCGACCCGGCCATCTACCGCATCCGCCACGCCGAGCACCACCGCACCGGCGACCGTTTCTGCGTGTACCCGATGTACACCTTCGCCCATCCGATCGAGGACGCGCTGGAGAACATCACCCACTCCATCTGCACCCTGGAATTCGAGGATCAGCGCCCGTTCTACGACTGGCTGCTGGAGCGCCTGGCCGAGGCCGGCCTGCTGGTCCGGCCATTGCCGCGCCAGTACGAGTTCTCGCGCCTGAACCTGACCTACGTGGTGCTCTCCAAGCGCAAGCTGATCCAGTTGGTGGAGGAAAAGCACGTCGCCGGCTGGGACGACCCGCGCATGCCGACCCTGGTCGGCGCCCGGCGCCGCGGCTTCACGCCCGAGGGCTTCCAGATGTTCGCCGAGCGCATCGGCGTCACCAAGTCCGACTCGCTGATCGACATCAGCGTGCTGGAGGAGTGCCAACGCGAGCACCTCAACGAAACCGCGCCGCGCCGCATCGCCGTGCTCGATCCGCTGAAGCTGGTCCTCACCAACGTCGCGGCGGATCACGAGGAGCTCTGCGAAGCGCCCAACCATCCGCAGAAGCCCGAGTGGGGCAAGCGCCAGGTGCCCTTCTCGCGCGAACTGTGGATCGAGCGCGAGGACTTCGCCGAGGATCCCCCCAAGGGCTATTTCCGGCTGTATCCCCCCGGCGCGACACCCGCCGGGGACCCCCGTCCCGGCAACCGGGTGCGGCTGCGCTACGGCTTCGTCATCGAATGCACCGGCTGCGAGAAGGACGCCGCCGGCAACGTGGTGGCGGTGCATGCCGAGCTGCTGCCGGATTCCAAGTCGGGCACGCCCGGCGCCGACAATTACAAAGTCAAGGGCAACATCCACTGGGTCTCCGCCCGCCACGCCTACCAGAGCGAAGTGCGGCTCTACGACCGGCTGTTCTCCATGCCGGCGCCGGGCGCCCGGCGAATGGGTGACGATGCGGGCGACCCGGAGGGCCTGGAGCGGAACTTCCTCGACGACCTGAACTCGAACTCCGTCCAGACGATCGTCGCCCAGTTGGAGCCCGCCCTGAAGGACGCCGCGCCCGAGGACCGCTTCCAGTTCGAGCGCCACGGCTATTTCGTCGCCGACCGTGTGGACTCCCGTCCCGGCGCGCCGCTGTTCAACCGCGCCGTAACCCTGAAGGATTCATGGAGTAAGGGCAAGTAAGCATGGCCAACGTGGTGGTCATCGCGGGACCCAATGGCGCAGGCAAATCCACCGCTGCACCGTTTCTTCTGCGCGACACCCTGGGCATTGATGAGTTCGTCAATGCCGATCAAATAGCAGCCGGACTTTCCGCCTTCAATCCGGAAGGTGCGGCCTTTGAAGCCGGACGCATCATGTTGTCCCGCATCCGCAGTCTGGCTGCATCAGGCCAGGATTTCGCCTTTGAAACCACCCTCGCAAGCAGGAGCTTTGCCCCACTGCTGCAAAGACTAAAAACAAACTCAGGATATCGCTGCTATCTCATTTACCTTTGGCTAGACTCTCCCGAAACGGCCCAGGCCCGGGTAGCGCGAAGGGTAAGGGAAGGCGGGCACAATATACCAATCGAAGTGATACGGCGCCGCTATTGGCGAGGCATTGCCAATTTCAATACACTCTACCGGTCCGTGGTCGACGAGTGGCGGGCCTACGACAATTCCCGCGAGTTTGCTCCCGAATTGATCGCCCAAGGCACTTCCGCCCGAACCACCCATGTTGCACAAACCGACACATGGAAATTTTTAAGGAATGCTCATCATGAAAACGGCTACCAGTGACCGCATAAAACAGGCCTTCCGCAATGGTGAAGTCATCGACAAAGCTGTCGGCCAGGCAGCCCTGGCGGCCAAGAAACTCTCCCGTGGCACCATCGCCATAAAGAAATCGGCCGCACCCCTGAAGGACGCCTGGAGCAAGGGCAAGTAGTAACCATGGCATCCACCGGCTGGGGCTGCCCCCACGAAATCAACGACACCTGTTCCAAGGTGAACAACCTGCCCTGCGACCCGGGCATGAAGGGGTGTGTGCTGGCCGGGCGCTACGTCTTCGCCAATGAGGACAAGAACGCCCGCCTGCGCCAGAAGCAGGCCCGGGCCGCCGGACAGGCGCCCGCCACCCAAGACGGCAAGGACACGTCAATGACATTCAGCGCCACCCTCGCCGCCGCCTGGCAGCGCAACGACAGCCTGCTCTGCGTCGGCCTGGACCCCGATCCGGCCCGCTTCCCCGCCCATCTGCGGAACCATCCGCGGGCGATCTACGAATTCTGCGCCGGCATCGTCGACGCCACCGCCGACCTGGTCTGCTGCTTCAAGCCCCAGATCGCCTATTTCGCCGCGCGCCGCGCCGAAGACCAGCTCGAGGCCCTGATCGCCCACATCCACACGATGCACCCCGGCGTGCCGGTGATCCTCGACGCCAAGCGCGGCGACATCGGCAGCACCGCCGAGCAGTACGCGGTGGAAGCCTTCGAGCGCTACGATGCCGACGCGGTGACCGTCAATCCCTACATGGGCCGCGACTCCGTGGCGCCCTACCTGGCCTATCCGGACAAGGGTGTGATCCTGCTCTGCCGCACCTCGAACCCCGGCGGCAGCGATCTGCAATTCCTCGATGTCGGTGGCCAGGAGCGACTCTACGAGCGGGTGGCCCGCCTGGTGGCCGACGAATGGAACACCACCGGCCAGTGCGCCCTGGTGGTGGGCGCCACCTTCCCGGCGGAGATCGCCCGGGTGCGCGAAATCGTCGGCGACCTGCCGCTCCTGGTGCCCGGCATCGGCGCCCAGGGCGGCGACATCGAGGCCACCGTGAAGGCCGGCCGGATCGGCGCCGGGCCTGGCGCCGGCACGGGGCTGATGATCAACTCCTCGCGCGCCATCCTCTACGCCGGCAAGGGCGAGGACTACGCCCAGGCCGCCCGCCAGGCGGCGCTGGAAACACGGGACGCCATCAACCGCTGGCGTTGAGTTAGGCTCGCCCCCCTTCGCCCCCCTCCGGGGGGTTCGATATGGCTCGCTGCGCTCGGGTGTTTGGGGGCGCTTCGTGGCGGCGCCGATAGGTTGCGGCTTCGCCGCGTGCCGCTTTTCCTTGCGGCGGCGCGGCGGAAAAGCTCTGCCGGGGAAGCGCTGACCAATCACCATCCGTTCGGGCTGAACCTGTCGAAGCCCAGCGTGTGGGAGCGGGCCATGCCCGCGAATCGGTGCATCGTATCGCGCAACTGTCGCGGGCATGGCCCGCTCCTACGGGGCGAGGAGGAGGTTCGCCGTGCCCGCCGTGTCGCCGTGGTTTTCCTTGGGACGGCCCGGCGGAAAAGCTCGTTTACGCTAACTCCCGGCGGCGGCCGCGTCATCGGCGGCTTCGGCTTCGGCGCGGGGCCACAGTTCGGTCAGATCGAAGCCGCGCAGCAGTTCCGGTCCGAGGACCTCGCGGATGCCATACACGGCCTTGCTGGTCTGGCGCTTGGGCGGCGACTCATAGCGCACGCCGCTGGGTGCCCGCAGACTGCGCACGATCGGCTGCGCCGGATTGAGGGTGCGCCGCACCACCACCGCGATCTCGCCATTGTTCAGGGTCACCACCGTGCCCGGCGGATAGAGGCCGATCTCCTTGAGGAATGCCGCGGCGAGATTCGGTGCGACGGTGCTCCCCTGACGGCTGAGCAGTTCCTTGGCGGCGAGATGCGGCAGGGTACCCGCGCGATAGGCCCGTTCCGCCACCATCGCGCAGTAACGGTCGGCCAGCGACACCACCTGGGACTCCAGACTCAGCGCCTCTTCCTTGAGGCGTTTCGTATAGCCCGAGCCGTCTGGCATTTCATGGTGGTGTTCCACCACGTCCAGCCAGACCGGATCGTCCACGCCGCGCGCCGCCAGCGCCCGCGCCCCGTCGCGGGGATGGACGACGATCTGCATCTTCTGCTCGGGCGTCAGCGCCGTGCTCTGGTGATAGAGGGCGTCCTGGAGACCCAGCATCATCACATTCATGGTCAGGGCACCGGCCACCGCGGGCAGACGCTGGGCGTCATCGCGGTCCAGCCGGCTCAGCAATATTTCAGTCAGCACCGCGGTATGGAACGCGTGACGCATCGAATAGCGGCTCGCCCGCTGCAACTGGATGCAGGCCAGCGCGGGCTCCGGGTCCAAGCGGCAGACCATCTGGACCCGCCGGGCGATATCGAGCACGATTTCCGGCTGCAACGCATCGAGCGGGCAATCCAGTACCCTTTCGTAGTCGTGGATGATGCCCACGATGATTTCCTGGATGCAGACGCGCTCGGCACCGGCCGCGACCACGTCGCCCTCGGTCTCGATCTCGTCGTAATACGCGCCGCGCTCGATCAGGCGCGCCAGCTGCTCCTCCTGCTGGATGACGAAACCGCAATTCAGCAGCACGCGCCCATGGCGGTCGAGCAGGCTGAACGGCAGGGGTTGCCCCGGCTTGAGTCGTCCCGGTACTAGTCGCGTCCATGCCATGAGTTCCGCTCCTTTCAAACTCTTCCGACGGACGAACGACAGGCCACCCGCACGGTCCCGAGGGAAACGAGACCGTGCTGTCAGGAGGCGTGATCGTCCGAAGTATTAGGGTCTGTTCACAGTATCGGATTTGTGTTTACATCCTGGAATTTGGACGTAAGCAATGGATCGGGACATGTTGAGCGATGCACAGTGGGCGCGGATTTCGGAGTTGTTGCCAGGGAAGCCCACGGACAAGGGAGGGCGTGCCGTGGATAACCGTTTATTTGTTGAGGCGGTGCTATACACCGCCCGGGTAGGCAACCCCTGGCGTGATTTGCCGCCGAAGTTTGGCAACTGGCACTCTGTGTATGTGCGCTTTGCACGATGGGAAGCCAATGGGGTTTGGTCGCGAGTGGCCGAGGCCCTCCGAGGAGAAGCAGACCTGGAAGAGCTCTTCATCGACTCGACAGTGGTACGTGCGCACCAGCACTCAGCGGGCGCATCAAAAAAAACGGTGGCGATCAGGCGATCGGTCGGTCGCGTGGCGGACTGACCACCAAGATCCATGCGTGCGTGGATGCCCTGGGTAATCCGCTGCGCCTGATCCTCACCGGTGGTCAGGTGGCCGACATTACGCAAGGCCCCGCACTGGTCGATGCCTTGGTTACCGACGCAGTGGTCGCCGACAAGGGATACGACAGCAACGCGTTTGTCGACACCATCGCCCGCATGGGCGCTGAGGCCGTCATTCCACCCCGCAGCAATCGCCCCACGCCGCGTGAGTTCGACCGAGAGCGCTACAAGGCGCGTAACCTGGTCGAGCGATTCTTCAATCGGCTCAAGCAATTTCGCCGACTCGCCACACGTTACGACAAGCTCGCCAACCGCTTCAATGCATTCTTGCATCTGGCATGCACCTATATCTGGCTACTGTGAACACGCTCTAGAATCGACCCGCTTGTTCGATGGGGTGCGGCGCCAAGCGCCAGCAACGCGGGTTCTTTATGGTGGCCGGCAGTCTAACCGGGCTACCCCGGAACGGTCAAGTCGCAGTGCACAAGGGCTCGCCCCCCTTCGCCCCCCTCCGGGGGGTTCGATACGGCTCGCTGCGCTCGGGTGTTTGGGGGCGCTTCGTGGCGGCACCGACGCGTTGCGGCTTCGCCGCGTGCCGCTTTTCCTTGCGGCGGCGCGGCGGAAAAGCTCTGTCGGGGTCTTGTCCTCTTCGCCGTCGATCACAACAGGTCTTCCGCCGCCACCAGGGGCTGGCCCAGGGCCGCCGCCACTGCGCCGTGGGTCAGGTGTCCGGCGCAGACGTTGAGGCCGCGGCGCAGATGCGGATCGTCGGCCAGCGCCCGCCGCCAGCCCTTGTCGGCCAGCGCGGCGACGAAAGGCAGGGTCGCGTTGTTCAGGGCCAGTGCCGAGGTGCGCGGTACCGCGCCCGGTATGTTGGCGACGCAGTAATGCACCACGCCGTCGACCACGAACACCGGATCGGCATGGGTGGTGGGACGGGAGGTT
It includes:
- a CDS encoding uracil-DNA glycosylase family protein, translating into MASTSGIARPAPAETAQTELEELLTAVRACTLCAAHLPLGPRPLLQANPAARILVAGQAPGRRAHASGIPFNDVSGDRLRDWLGISREVFYDPTRIAILPMGFCYPGTGASGDLPPRPECAAAWRARLLAALPGVRLTLVIGRHAQAYHLPGAAGSVTHMVADWRRYWPDVVPLPHPSPRNNLWLRRNPWFAAELLPRLQQRVAALV
- the crcB gene encoding fluoride efflux transporter CrcB; amino-acid sequence: MNFTAPAAIAVGATLGAWLRWALGLWLNPLFALVPLGTLAANLLGGYLVGAAVAVFQINVDLPPEVRLLVVTGFLGGLTTFSTFSAEVVGLIRTAEYGWALAAASLHLFGSLLMTGLGIWTIHRLAA
- a CDS encoding TonB-dependent receptor; its protein translation is MKHKTRFMVRTMPAILAAAFSSAAATAYAAGEALEEVIITAQKRSENLQDVPISVMAFDAKALEKKGVVTLSDINDGSVPGLSLAPYPGSSEIFFPTFRGVTTNSSFIANPNPIAVHVNGVYQSQLVGLNNPAADLERIEVLKGPQGVMSGRNATGGALNIYTAKPDLSAFGFKQQITLAQREQIISKTTVNVPVTENLAFKIAYVTSSRDNEGVKNSAPGGVKFGQRDAEAWRFDVRWKPTNKVTVDYGYDYSLSKGYDTPPQCLMASANPLSNYFALATFDARAATFVNGCRTDRQSNLYGPVGLQQNSNKAEGHALNIEWEVSPTLTVRSITGYRKVDTSNQYNYGAYVGGLDARADSYPLTITDPLNVNGGVGLNLGHPATLYNESWSQEFQFLGDLSKTFKYTAGVFFATEKGNQHSGPNVGMILPGGGGASGVDFLMLDNKGINSSRLDSWAVFGQLNWTPDILDRKLEIVPGIRFTKDHRRVTGYNTGWTTGYIVVPTGPAAAMLVASPFPLPAGLAGAGFASATGDRRYSETTPALSVNYHIDKNVMTYLKLSKGFTGGGFDQVSGAATAAGFVKGFDPETIKSVELGMKGEFMDRRLRTNMALFQSKFDNEQKSVANALAGWATENVGGSTYRGFEFDLTAKVTDNLRANFSYATLTHKYDKWTDSATGADVTSLRKLVVPKNDATLTVDYRFPEFGLPGKLDGSLTFSHRGASSTPIKMENPDPEIEQHSTVPSFSVVNGRLALSRIKVGPGGNGDLTVALWGKNLTDKKYLVMSNPGWTSYWSGNWGEPRTYGLDLIYQY
- a CDS encoding pseudouridine synthase, which encodes MPHLPLERLIQQQGFGSRKECRALIRHGHVAVDGDVCENPFAEFETEGLHFQIDGEDWCWREHAYLALNKPAGYECSRNPIHHPSVLSLLPPPLLNRGVQPVGRLDEDTTGLLLLTDDGQFIHALTSPRREMPKVYEVTLRHAIDETQIQRLLAGVVLRDDPQAVAAAACEAVDSHRLRLTITGGRYHQVKRMVAAIGNRVEALHRAAIGDFALPAGLAPGQWQWITPEEVGRLTKSGG
- a CDS encoding SRPBCC family protein yields the protein MHFEHLVEINDFRIPLLFRLDRAQVWAGLMHRVEDARPFLPGLDECRIMARGEGTLERVLRFGATEVRDRVSYAVGDWVRFETTPSEHHGGGVLIISIEEPETDSLFLRFRYETLFASGHEAEDAAYGEFLRQAYEAADIDTVQVIRMLAETADRPARH
- a CDS encoding glutamine--tRNA ligase/YqeY domain fusion protein, coding for MAHSPSQPQSDATSSEVKPANFLRHIVEADLAAGTHASRRWCGHPGSGPEQQAGAPDPARIRTRFPPEPNGYLHFGHAKSILLNFGLARDYGGVCHLRFDDTNPEKEEQEYVDAIIDSVHWLGGDWTVNGVEHLYHASDYFDFMYQAAESLIQAGHAYVDSQSAEEMRANRGTLTEPGRDSPYRDRGAAESLDLFRRMKAGEFPDGSHVLRAKIDMTAPNINLRDPAIYRIRHAEHHRTGDRFCVYPMYTFAHPIEDALENITHSICTLEFEDQRPFYDWLLERLAEAGLLVRPLPRQYEFSRLNLTYVVLSKRKLIQLVEEKHVAGWDDPRMPTLVGARRRGFTPEGFQMFAERIGVTKSDSLIDISVLEECQREHLNETAPRRIAVLDPLKLVLTNVAADHEELCEAPNHPQKPEWGKRQVPFSRELWIEREDFAEDPPKGYFRLYPPGATPAGDPRPGNRVRLRYGFVIECTGCEKDAAGNVVAVHAELLPDSKSGTPGADNYKVKGNIHWVSARHAYQSEVRLYDRLFSMPAPGARRMGDDAGDPEGLERNFLDDLNSNSVQTIVAQLEPALKDAAPEDRFQFERHGYFVADRVDSRPGAPLFNRAVTLKDSWSKGK
- a CDS encoding AAA family ATPase; the encoded protein is MANVVVIAGPNGAGKSTAAPFLLRDTLGIDEFVNADQIAAGLSAFNPEGAAFEAGRIMLSRIRSLAASGQDFAFETTLASRSFAPLLQRLKTNSGYRCYLIYLWLDSPETAQARVARRVREGGHNIPIEVIRRRYWRGIANFNTLYRSVVDEWRAYDNSREFAPELIAQGTSARTTHVAQTDTWKFLRNAHHENGYQ
- the pyrF gene encoding orotidine-5'-phosphate decarboxylase, translated to MASTGWGCPHEINDTCSKVNNLPCDPGMKGCVLAGRYVFANEDKNARLRQKQARAAGQAPATQDGKDTSMTFSATLAAAWQRNDSLLCVGLDPDPARFPAHLRNHPRAIYEFCAGIVDATADLVCCFKPQIAYFAARRAEDQLEALIAHIHTMHPGVPVILDAKRGDIGSTAEQYAVEAFERYDADAVTVNPYMGRDSVAPYLAYPDKGVILLCRTSNPGGSDLQFLDVGGQERLYERVARLVADEWNTTGQCALVVGATFPAEIARVREIVGDLPLLVPGIGAQGGDIEATVKAGRIGAGPGAGTGLMINSSRAILYAGKGEDYAQAARQAALETRDAINRWR
- a CDS encoding HD-GYP domain-containing protein, whose amino-acid sequence is MAWTRLVPGRLKPGQPLPFSLLDRHGRVLLNCGFVIQQEEQLARLIERGAYYDEIETEGDVVAAGAERVCIQEIIVGIIHDYERVLDCPLDALQPEIVLDIARRVQMVCRLDPEPALACIQLQRASRYSMRHAFHTAVLTEILLSRLDRDDAQRLPAVAGALTMNVMMLGLQDALYHQSTALTPEQKMQIVVHPRDGARALAARGVDDPVWLDVVEHHHEMPDGSGYTKRLKEEALSLESQVVSLADRYCAMVAERAYRAGTLPHLAAKELLSRQGSTVAPNLAAAFLKEIGLYPPGTVVTLNNGEIAVVVRRTLNPAQPIVRSLRAPSGVRYESPPKRQTSKAVYGIREVLGPELLRGFDLTELWPRAEAEAADDAAAAGS
- a CDS encoding IS5 family transposase (programmed frameshift), which gives rise to MDRDMLSDAQWARISELLPGKPTDKGGRAVDNRLFVEAVLYTARVGNPWRDLPPKFGNWHSVYVRFARWEANGVWSRVAEALRGEADLEELFIDSTVVRAHQHSAGAFKKNGGDQAIGRSRGGLTTKIHACVDALGNPLRLILTGGQVADITQGPALVDALVTDAVVADKGYDSNAFVDTIARMGAEAVIPPRSNRPTPREFDRERYKARNLVERFFNRLKQFRRLATRYDKLANRFNAFLHLACTYIWLL